The following proteins are encoded in a genomic region of Micrococcaceae bacterium Sec5.8:
- a CDS encoding NUDIX hydrolase, with protein MPGMSETPNAARLVLDEPSPRRLLSSETVYEGRIWDVVSDTFQLHDDGGPLVRDYIEHPGAVAILPMNADGHVLLIKQYRHPVGMDLWEIPAGLLDVEGEDFVAGAARELAEEADLVAGRWNVLADFFNSPGSSSEAIRIYLARDLSDVPGHELHVRTDEEAEIELHWIPLDAAVVAVLEGRLHNPSAVVGVLAAAAARAEDFKSLRPGDAPWTAHPSQR; from the coding sequence ATGCCCGGTATGTCTGAGACCCCCAATGCTGCACGGCTGGTTTTGGATGAACCGAGCCCGCGCCGTCTTTTGTCGTCGGAAACGGTCTACGAAGGCCGGATCTGGGACGTCGTCAGCGACACGTTCCAGCTCCACGACGACGGCGGTCCGCTCGTCCGCGACTACATCGAACACCCCGGCGCCGTCGCCATACTGCCGATGAATGCGGACGGGCACGTGTTGCTGATCAAGCAGTACCGGCACCCCGTCGGCATGGACCTTTGGGAGATCCCGGCCGGGCTCCTCGACGTCGAAGGCGAGGACTTTGTGGCCGGTGCGGCGAGGGAGCTCGCAGAGGAAGCGGACCTGGTTGCCGGCCGATGGAACGTGCTGGCAGACTTTTTCAATTCCCCCGGGTCCTCCAGTGAAGCCATCCGCATCTACCTCGCCCGGGACCTCAGTGACGTGCCCGGCCACGAACTCCATGTCCGCACCGACGAGGAAGCCGAAATCGAGCTCCACTGGATCCCCCTCGACGCAGCTGTTGTGGCGGTGCTGGAGGGTCGCCTCCACAACCCGTCCGCCGTCGTCGGGGTCCTGGCCGCCGCAGCCGCCCGTGCCGAGGACTTCAAGAGCCTCCGCCCCGGCGACGCGCCGTGGACTGCTCATCCCAGCCAGCGCTGA
- a CDS encoding 8-oxo-dGTP diphosphatase, which produces MASTPVTLCFLLRDAGSGTEVLLGLKRTGFGTGKIVGVGGHVEAGETDAEAVVREVREEAGVVVRQEDLAHAGLVEFIFPARSEWNMSCRLFTTRRWEGEPAESPELTPEWFDVAALPLHQMWQDAEHWLPPALAGGRIDVVVVLNEDNETVASVRHASTRAEPGIHSDSFGEP; this is translated from the coding sequence ATGGCGTCCACTCCGGTCACACTTTGTTTCCTCCTCCGCGACGCCGGCTCCGGCACCGAGGTCCTCTTGGGCCTGAAACGGACCGGGTTCGGCACCGGCAAGATTGTGGGGGTCGGCGGCCACGTCGAAGCAGGCGAGACTGATGCCGAGGCCGTGGTCCGGGAAGTCCGGGAGGAAGCAGGCGTCGTCGTCCGGCAGGAAGATCTGGCGCACGCGGGACTGGTCGAGTTCATCTTTCCGGCACGGTCGGAGTGGAACATGTCGTGCCGGCTGTTCACCACCCGGCGCTGGGAGGGCGAGCCCGCAGAAAGTCCGGAACTCACACCGGAGTGGTTCGATGTCGCGGCCCTTCCGCTGCATCAGATGTGGCAGGATGCGGAGCACTGGTTGCCGCCGGCGCTGGCCGGCGGCAGGATCGACGTCGTGGTGGTCCTCAACGAGGACAACGAGACCGTTGCGTCGGTCCGGCATGCTTCGACCCGGGCTGAGCCCGGTATCCACTCAGACTCCTTCGGCGAGCCGTGA
- the prpB gene encoding methylisocitrate lyase: protein MLYSKVTAEQKRITFRELLASGTIQQFPGAFNPLSARLIEEKGFAGVYISGAVLANDLGLPDIGLTTLTEVATRAGQIARMTDLPSIVDADTGFGEPMNVARSVQELENAGLAGCHIEDQFNPKRCGHLDGKNVVDLDTATKRIRAAADARRDPNFLIMARTDIRATDGLKAAQDRAVALVEAGADAIFPEAMKDLSEFQAIRDAVDVPILANMTEFGQSALFTVEQLAGVGVNMVIYPVTLLRSAMGAAERTLETIKADGTQEAQVGNMLTRARLYDLVDYEAYNSFDTGVFNFQIPGH, encoded by the coding sequence ATGCTGTATTCGAAAGTCACCGCCGAGCAGAAGCGGATCACGTTCCGCGAGCTTCTGGCGTCCGGGACCATCCAGCAGTTCCCGGGCGCATTCAACCCGCTCTCGGCGCGGCTGATCGAGGAAAAGGGCTTCGCCGGGGTCTACATCTCCGGTGCCGTGCTGGCCAACGATCTGGGCCTGCCGGACATCGGGCTGACCACGCTCACCGAGGTGGCCACCCGTGCCGGGCAGATCGCCCGCATGACCGATCTGCCGAGCATCGTTGACGCCGACACCGGCTTTGGTGAGCCGATGAATGTGGCCCGTTCTGTGCAGGAACTCGAGAACGCAGGCCTCGCCGGCTGCCACATCGAAGACCAGTTCAATCCCAAGCGCTGCGGTCACCTCGACGGGAAGAACGTCGTGGACCTGGACACCGCCACCAAGCGGATCCGGGCCGCGGCCGACGCCCGGCGGGACCCGAACTTCCTGATCATGGCCCGGACCGATATCCGTGCCACCGACGGGCTCAAGGCCGCGCAGGACCGCGCAGTGGCTCTCGTTGAGGCCGGGGCTGACGCCATCTTCCCGGAAGCCATGAAGGATCTTAGCGAGTTCCAGGCCATCCGGGACGCCGTCGACGTGCCGATCCTGGCCAATATGACCGAGTTTGGCCAGAGTGCCTTGTTCACGGTGGAGCAACTCGCCGGCGTCGGCGTCAACATGGTCATCTATCCGGTGACCTTGCTCCGTAGTGCCATGGGCGCTGCGGAGCGTACGCTGGAGACGATTAAGGCTGACGGTACCCAGGAGGCCCAGGTCGGGAACATGCTGACCCGGGCGCGTTTGTATGACCTCGTCGACTACGAGGCTTACAACAGCTTCGACACCGGGGTCTTCAATTTCCAGATCCCCGGCCACTAA
- the xerD gene encoding site-specific tyrosine recombinase XerD, producing MTEPLITAPEAPARTPTAIDRAMTDYLQHMGVERGLAANTLSAYRRDLARYARHLDHTGRQRPGEITRHDVTGFVRALSDGSDGGSALGIRSAARTVVAVRGLHKFWALEGLTPTDPASDVHPPMPGKRLPKAISVDEVTRILEAVGTDTATGLRDRALLEFLYSTGARISEAVGLDVDDISLDTAGDEGPPIVRLFGKGSKERLVPLGSFGARALDAYLVRGRPLLSAKGKGTPALFLNARGGRISRQSAWTILKTAAEKANITKDVSPHTLRHSFATHLLEGGADVRVVQELLGHASVTTTQVYTLVTADTLREIYAAAHPRALG from the coding sequence ATGACAGAACCGCTGATCACCGCACCGGAAGCCCCGGCCAGGACCCCCACGGCGATCGACCGCGCCATGACGGACTACCTCCAGCACATGGGGGTGGAGCGAGGATTGGCGGCGAACACCCTTTCCGCGTACCGGCGGGACCTGGCGCGCTACGCCCGGCATCTCGACCACACCGGCCGGCAGCGCCCTGGTGAGATCACCCGGCACGACGTCACCGGTTTCGTCCGCGCCCTTTCCGACGGCTCCGACGGCGGCTCTGCCTTGGGTATCCGCTCAGCGGCCCGGACAGTGGTGGCCGTGCGCGGGCTCCACAAGTTCTGGGCACTCGAAGGTCTCACGCCTACCGACCCGGCGAGTGACGTCCACCCGCCCATGCCCGGAAAGCGACTGCCCAAAGCCATCAGCGTCGACGAGGTCACCAGGATCCTGGAAGCGGTGGGCACCGATACGGCCACCGGCCTGCGGGACCGGGCCCTGCTGGAGTTCCTCTATTCCACCGGCGCCCGTATCAGCGAAGCCGTCGGGCTCGACGTCGACGACATCTCCCTCGACACCGCCGGGGACGAAGGGCCCCCGATCGTCAGGCTGTTCGGGAAAGGTTCCAAGGAGCGGCTGGTCCCGCTGGGCTCCTTCGGTGCCCGCGCGCTTGACGCCTACCTCGTCCGCGGCCGCCCCCTGCTGTCCGCCAAGGGAAAGGGGACCCCGGCGCTGTTCCTGAACGCCCGCGGCGGACGGATCAGCCGGCAAAGCGCCTGGACCATTCTCAAAACAGCTGCAGAGAAGGCAAACATCACCAAGGACGTCTCGCCGCACACCCTGCGGCACTCCTTCGCCACGCATTTGCTGGAGGGCGGAGCCGACGTCCGGGTGGTCCAGGAGCTGCTCGGCCATGCCTCTGTCACCACCACGCAGGTCTACACCCTGGTCACAGCCGACACTCTGCGGGAAATCTACGCTGCCGCCCATCCGAGGGCGCTGGGATAG
- a CDS encoding bifunctional 2-methylcitrate synthase/citrate synthase, giving the protein MAEQDIKKGLAGVVVDYTAVSKVNPDTNSLLYRGYPVQELAAKCSFEEVAYLLWNGELPTPGQLAEFTARERAGRALDPVIKQVIDALPTTAHPMDVCRTAASVMGARHPLAEDSSREANMAKAVDLFAAMPAVVSYDQRRRHGEEVVAPREDLDYSANFLWMAFGEEPVQEVVEAFNVSMILYAEHSFNASTFTARVITSTLSDLHSAVTGAIGALKGPLHGGANEAVMHTFDEIGIRPEESLDEAATRAKAWMEDALAKKKKVMGFGHRVYKHGDSRVPTMKAALDKMIAHYGRPELLGLYNGLESAMDEAKSIKPNLDYPAGPTYHLMGFDTPTFTPLFVASRITGWTAHIMEQLDSNSLIRPLSEYNGVEERHLQ; this is encoded by the coding sequence ATGGCTGAACAAGACATCAAAAAGGGCCTCGCCGGCGTCGTGGTGGACTACACCGCGGTCTCCAAGGTGAACCCCGACACCAATTCACTGCTCTACCGCGGCTACCCTGTGCAGGAGCTGGCCGCCAAGTGCAGTTTCGAGGAAGTCGCCTACCTGCTCTGGAACGGTGAGCTGCCGACTCCCGGACAGCTGGCGGAGTTTACGGCCCGGGAACGCGCCGGGCGGGCTTTGGATCCTGTCATCAAGCAGGTCATCGATGCGCTGCCCACCACCGCGCACCCGATGGACGTCTGCCGGACTGCGGCTTCCGTGATGGGCGCCCGGCACCCGCTGGCCGAGGACTCCTCGCGCGAGGCCAACATGGCAAAGGCCGTGGATCTGTTTGCCGCGATGCCGGCGGTGGTCTCCTATGACCAGCGCCGCCGTCACGGTGAGGAGGTCGTTGCTCCCCGGGAGGACCTGGATTACTCCGCGAACTTCCTGTGGATGGCTTTCGGCGAAGAGCCTGTACAGGAGGTCGTGGAGGCTTTCAACGTCTCGATGATCCTTTACGCCGAGCACTCCTTCAACGCCTCGACGTTCACGGCCCGTGTGATCACCTCGACCCTGTCGGACCTGCATTCGGCCGTGACCGGGGCGATCGGCGCACTGAAGGGCCCGCTGCACGGCGGCGCGAATGAGGCCGTCATGCACACGTTCGACGAGATCGGCATCCGCCCTGAGGAGTCCCTGGACGAGGCAGCCACCCGCGCGAAAGCCTGGATGGAAGATGCCCTGGCCAAGAAGAAAAAGGTCATGGGCTTCGGCCACCGGGTCTACAAGCACGGCGACTCCCGGGTACCCACCATGAAGGCCGCCCTGGACAAGATGATTGCGCACTACGGCCGGCCGGAATTGCTGGGGCTGTACAACGGTCTGGAGTCGGCGATGGACGAGGCCAAGTCGATCAAGCCGAACCTGGATTACCCCGCCGGTCCCACGTACCACCTCATGGGCTTCGACACCCCCACCTTCACGCCCCTGTTCGTCGCCAGCCGCATCACCGGCTGGACGGCGCACATCATGGAGCAGCTGGACTCGAACTCACTCATTCGTCCCTTGAGCGAGTACAACGGCGTTGAGGAACGGCACCTGCAGTAG
- a CDS encoding CTP synthase, translated as MIGSNSVVQRSNSRVNSRFPGSSKTTKHIFVTGGVASSLGKGLTASSLGHLLRARGLSVTMQKLDPYLNVDPGTMNPFQHGEVFVTDDGAETDLDIGHYERFLDENLEGSANVTTGQVYSTVIAKERRGEYLGDTVQVIPHITDEIKRRMRLPAEGKHAPDVIITEIGGTVGDIESQPFLESARQVRQDIGRGNVFFLHVSLVPYIGPSQELKTKPTQHSVAALRSIGIQPEAIVIRSDRDVPQPMRDKIGRMCDVDIDAVIGCPDAPSIYDIPKTLHSQGLDSYIVRALDLPFKDVDWTSWDKLLDAVHNPKHEVEIALVGKYIDLPDAYLSVTEALRAGGFANDTKVKIRWVPSDECDSHEGALKALAGVDAICVPGGFGIRGLEGKLGALKYARESKLPVLGLCLGLQCMVIEYARNVVGLEGASSSEFEPASKYPVIATMEEQLDIVDGKGDLGGTMRLGLYEAKLDEGSVVAETYGTTKVSERHRHRYEVNNKYREQIAAHGLVFSGTSPDGKLVEYVELPREVHPYYVATQAHPELSSRPTRPHALFAGLVKAALQHQKGGGQPASAAKAAAKATPAELK; from the coding sequence ATGATAGGCTCGAACTCCGTGGTGCAGCGATCAAATTCCCGTGTAAATTCCCGGTTTCCGGGCTCGTCCAAGACGACCAAACACATCTTCGTAACCGGTGGTGTGGCGTCCTCGCTCGGTAAGGGACTGACGGCTTCGAGCCTCGGTCACCTCCTGCGGGCACGCGGCTTGTCTGTAACTATGCAAAAGCTCGATCCCTACCTGAACGTGGATCCGGGCACGATGAACCCCTTCCAGCATGGCGAAGTTTTCGTCACCGACGACGGCGCCGAGACGGACCTCGACATTGGCCACTACGAACGCTTCCTGGACGAGAACCTCGAGGGTTCGGCCAACGTCACGACCGGCCAGGTCTACTCCACCGTCATCGCCAAGGAACGCCGCGGCGAGTACCTTGGTGACACCGTCCAGGTCATCCCGCACATCACCGATGAAATCAAGCGCCGCATGCGGCTTCCCGCCGAGGGCAAGCACGCCCCCGACGTCATCATCACCGAAATTGGCGGCACCGTGGGCGACATCGAGTCGCAGCCGTTCCTCGAATCCGCCCGCCAGGTGCGCCAGGACATCGGCCGCGGAAATGTCTTCTTCCTGCATGTCTCGCTCGTGCCCTACATTGGCCCGTCGCAGGAACTGAAGACCAAGCCAACCCAGCACTCCGTTGCCGCGCTTCGCTCCATCGGCATCCAGCCCGAGGCGATCGTGATCCGGTCGGACCGGGACGTTCCGCAGCCGATGCGCGACAAGATCGGCCGCATGTGCGACGTCGACATCGACGCCGTCATCGGCTGTCCCGACGCCCCCAGCATCTACGACATCCCCAAGACGCTGCACTCCCAGGGCCTGGACTCCTACATCGTCCGCGCCCTGGACCTGCCGTTCAAGGACGTCGACTGGACCAGCTGGGACAAGCTCCTCGACGCGGTCCACAACCCCAAGCACGAGGTGGAGATTGCCCTGGTGGGCAAGTACATCGACCTGCCGGACGCCTACCTGTCGGTGACCGAGGCTTTGCGGGCAGGCGGCTTCGCCAACGACACCAAGGTCAAAATCCGTTGGGTGCCCTCGGACGAATGCGACTCCCATGAGGGTGCGCTCAAGGCCCTGGCGGGAGTGGACGCCATCTGTGTCCCCGGCGGCTTCGGCATCCGCGGACTGGAAGGCAAACTCGGTGCGCTCAAGTACGCCCGGGAATCCAAGCTCCCGGTCCTGGGTCTCTGCCTGGGCCTGCAGTGCATGGTGATCGAATACGCCCGCAACGTCGTCGGCCTGGAGGGTGCTTCCTCCTCCGAGTTCGAGCCGGCTTCCAAATACCCCGTGATCGCCACGATGGAAGAGCAGCTGGACATCGTCGACGGCAAGGGTGACCTCGGCGGCACCATGCGTCTGGGCCTGTACGAGGCCAAGCTGGACGAAGGGTCCGTCGTTGCCGAGACCTACGGCACCACCAAGGTCAGCGAACGTCACCGCCACCGCTACGAGGTCAACAACAAGTACCGCGAGCAGATCGCAGCCCATGGCCTGGTGTTCTCCGGAACCTCGCCCGATGGCAAACTGGTGGAGTATGTCGAACTTCCCCGCGAAGTCCACCCGTACTACGTCGCCACGCAGGCGCACCCGGAACTCAGCTCACGCCCCACCCGGCCGCACGCGCTGTTCGCCGGGCTGGTCAAGGCAGCACTGCAGCACCAGAAGGGCGGCGGCCAGCCGGCTTCTGCCGCCAAGGCTGCTGCCAAGGCGACTCCGGCAGAGTTAAAGTAA